One Gimesia aquarii DNA segment encodes these proteins:
- a CDS encoding dienelactone hydrolase family protein — MADSDFQDKLLRCLGGEWPKPPALNVISRKTIQKLGYRIESLKYEAEPGDAVPAMLLIPDTVSPAHPAPAIAVWHQHAGQYHLGKSEPAGLAGNPMHHTGAALAKEGFVVLCPDALCFEERQDPSKRLKAGHYERHEFLRYVVAGKCMAWKNILDMKRAIDFLQSRPEVINENIGCYGHSMGSTHTWLVGPWEKRIKCLVGNCCLPTYRGIHREHMLHCFPNFIPGIYEFGDTPDIAALIAPRPLHLNFGELDGGSPIEDVRDGVKIIANNYATMHAEKNFTYYIEEGAGHVLSPKMWEKTLSHFQHHLKSQS, encoded by the coding sequence ATGGCAGACTCAGATTTTCAGGACAAGTTATTGCGGTGTTTAGGTGGTGAATGGCCCAAACCACCTGCACTGAATGTCATTTCACGAAAAACCATTCAAAAACTAGGCTATCGCATAGAGTCACTTAAGTATGAAGCGGAACCTGGCGACGCGGTTCCCGCCATGCTTCTGATTCCCGATACGGTATCTCCAGCACATCCTGCGCCGGCTATTGCTGTCTGGCATCAACATGCGGGTCAGTATCATTTAGGGAAAAGTGAACCTGCTGGTTTAGCGGGGAATCCGATGCACCATACAGGTGCCGCATTGGCTAAAGAGGGATTTGTGGTTTTATGCCCTGATGCCCTTTGCTTTGAAGAGCGCCAGGATCCCAGTAAAAGACTAAAGGCCGGTCACTACGAACGGCATGAATTTCTGCGATATGTTGTCGCTGGCAAATGTATGGCCTGGAAAAATATACTCGACATGAAACGAGCGATTGACTTTCTTCAAAGCCGGCCAGAAGTCATCAACGAAAATATTGGTTGTTATGGACACTCAATGGGTTCAACACATACCTGGCTGGTCGGTCCCTGGGAAAAGAGAATCAAATGTCTGGTCGGAAACTGTTGCCTACCCACTTATCGTGGGATTCATCGAGAGCACATGCTGCATTGCTTCCCGAATTTTATCCCAGGAATTTATGAATTCGGCGATACTCCGGATATTGCCGCTCTCATTGCTCCTCGGCCGCTACATTTGAACTTTGGTGAATTAGATGGGGGTAGTCCTATCGAAGATGTGCGGGACGGTGTGAAAATAATTGCAAACAATTATGCGACCATGCATGCAGAAAAGAATTTCACTTATTATATTGAAGAGGGAGCCGGGCATGTGCTCTCTCCCAAGATGTGGGAAAAGACCCTGTCTCACTTTCAACATCATCTGAAGTCTCAATCATAA
- a CDS encoding M20 family metallopeptidase has protein sequence MDALKYTKELVAFESTSCYSNLEVSDYVESTLKELGFDIERLEFDDPNGIRKANIIGRKGTGKGGLAYFAHTDVVPADPWFTDEFTPFTPTLKGDKLYGRGSCDMKGSIACMLSAAKQYADRPLKQPLYITCTADEEVGYHGARNVAEKSAMYQEMIEGESHGIIGEPTRLEVVYAHKGTYGFQAISHGRAAHSSLSTGINANLAMIPFLVEMKALYEECMSDPRWQNQEFDPPTNGWNIGINDRTAAVNITPPQSICTVYFRPMPGQDPEELVTRARSAAEKCGVEFQFKCGGQPVYTDPHSPFVNEVLKIAGTERAKTVSYGTDGSMFHELKNIVVFGPGDIRQAHTHDEFIELEQLEQGTHKFGELIEHYCL, from the coding sequence ATGGATGCTCTCAAATATACGAAAGAACTTGTTGCGTTTGAATCAACGAGTTGTTACTCCAATCTGGAAGTCAGTGATTATGTGGAATCGACTCTCAAAGAACTGGGATTTGACATTGAGCGTCTGGAATTTGACGATCCCAATGGCATTCGCAAAGCGAACATCATCGGACGTAAAGGAACAGGCAAGGGCGGTCTGGCGTATTTCGCACATACGGATGTGGTTCCCGCTGATCCCTGGTTTACCGATGAGTTCACTCCTTTTACCCCCACTTTAAAGGGAGACAAACTTTACGGTCGGGGCAGTTGCGATATGAAAGGCTCCATCGCCTGCATGTTGTCGGCAGCGAAACAATATGCCGACCGTCCTTTGAAACAGCCACTCTATATTACGTGTACCGCTGATGAAGAAGTTGGATATCATGGTGCACGGAACGTAGCCGAAAAATCAGCCATGTACCAGGAAATGATTGAAGGTGAGAGTCATGGAATCATTGGCGAACCCACACGACTGGAAGTTGTTTACGCACACAAGGGAACCTATGGTTTCCAGGCGATTTCACATGGTCGGGCGGCACACTCGAGTCTGAGCACTGGTATTAATGCCAATCTGGCAATGATCCCGTTTCTCGTAGAGATGAAAGCACTCTATGAGGAATGCATGTCAGACCCTCGCTGGCAGAATCAAGAATTTGATCCTCCGACCAATGGCTGGAACATCGGAATCAATGACAGAACGGCCGCAGTCAATATTACACCGCCACAAAGTATCTGCACAGTTTATTTCAGACCAATGCCGGGACAGGATCCGGAAGAACTGGTAACACGCGCGCGAAGTGCCGCTGAAAAATGTGGAGTAGAATTCCAGTTCAAATGTGGAGGCCAACCGGTCTATACTGATCCCCATTCCCCATTCGTGAATGAAGTACTGAAGATCGCGGGTACCGAACGCGCAAAAACAGTTTCTTATGGAACAGATGGCAGCATGTTTCACGAACTGAAAAACATCGTTGTGTTTGGCCCGGGAGATATTAGACAAGCTCACACCCACGATGAATTCATTGAATTAGAGCAGTTGGAACAAGGGACCCATAAATTTGGTGAATTGATTGAGCACTACTGTTTGTAG
- a CDS encoding Gfo/Idh/MocA family protein produces the protein MSQRSTRREFIKQSSALGAAFWVGGQSLLAEEKSPLERLNFASVGIGGKGSSDSASAAKHGNLIAICDIDDKRLAKSAARYPKAKKFNDYREMLTEMGDQIDAVTVSTPDHSHAPASIMAMKKGKHCFTQKPLTWSVHEARMMREVANKHKVATQMGNQGTAKNGFREAVEVIRSGVLGNVREAHVWTNRPVWGKGVDRPPEGEPVPRHIHWDLFLGPAPYREFSTLYHPFEWRGWLDFGTGALGDMACHTMNMHVMALDLYDPLTVEAEQEGMIENETYPKSTKITYEFGQRGDLVPLKLTWYDGGNKPPEELLMGEKMKASGVVLIGDEGNLYTPDDYGAEYVLLPKDKFKDFKKPEQSLPRSPGHFEEFVVACKGGDPAMSNFNYASRLTETTLLGNVAIRAGKKLEWDPKKMEFTNAPEANKFLTRDYRDGWSL, from the coding sequence ATGAGTCAACGTTCAACTCGCCGCGAGTTCATTAAGCAATCATCGGCACTAGGTGCTGCATTTTGGGTGGGTGGTCAGAGCCTGCTTGCAGAAGAAAAATCACCCCTTGAGCGACTCAATTTCGCATCAGTTGGTATCGGTGGTAAAGGTTCAAGTGATTCTGCAAGTGCTGCGAAGCATGGGAACTTGATTGCCATTTGTGATATTGATGATAAGCGTCTGGCAAAATCAGCTGCTCGTTATCCCAAAGCCAAAAAGTTTAATGATTATCGGGAAATGCTGACCGAAATGGGAGATCAGATTGACGCGGTCACTGTTAGTACTCCCGACCATTCACATGCTCCTGCAAGCATTATGGCGATGAAAAAAGGCAAGCACTGTTTTACACAAAAGCCATTAACCTGGTCAGTTCATGAAGCCCGCATGATGCGCGAAGTTGCCAACAAACATAAGGTAGCAACACAAATGGGGAATCAGGGTACTGCTAAAAATGGATTCCGTGAAGCGGTGGAAGTGATTCGCTCGGGTGTGTTGGGTAATGTACGCGAAGCTCATGTCTGGACAAACCGTCCCGTTTGGGGGAAAGGCGTAGATCGTCCACCAGAAGGAGAACCGGTTCCAAGACATATCCACTGGGATCTCTTCTTGGGACCCGCTCCTTATCGTGAGTTCAGTACGCTTTATCATCCATTTGAATGGCGTGGTTGGCTCGATTTTGGAACTGGTGCTTTAGGAGACATGGCTTGTCACACGATGAACATGCATGTGATGGCGCTTGATCTTTATGATCCTCTGACTGTAGAAGCAGAACAGGAAGGGATGATCGAAAACGAAACCTATCCGAAATCGACAAAGATTACTTATGAATTCGGGCAGCGTGGCGATCTGGTTCCGCTGAAGTTGACATGGTACGACGGCGGTAACAAGCCGCCTGAAGAACTTTTGATGGGAGAAAAAATGAAAGCCAGTGGGGTTGTTCTCATTGGTGATGAAGGAAATCTTTACACGCCCGATGATTATGGTGCAGAATATGTACTGTTACCGAAAGACAAATTCAAGGATTTCAAAAAACCTGAGCAAAGTCTACCGCGTTCGCCCGGTCACTTTGAAGAATTTGTGGTTGCCTGCAAAGGTGGAGATCCTGCAATGTCCAATTTCAATTATGCAAGTCGTTTGACCGAAACGACGTTGTTAGGGAATGTTGCCATTCGTGCTGGTAAGAAGCTTGAATGGGATCCTAAAAAAATGGAATTCACGAATGCTCCAGAAGCCAATAAGTTTTTGACACGTGACTACCGAGATGGTTGGTCGCTTTAG
- a CDS encoding N-acyl-D-amino-acid deacylase family protein — translation MNTNNSLSQDPDFDVLIQGGTVIDGTRAPRYRADIGIKADKIIAIGNLEHASGSYSIDAWNKIVAPGFVDVHNHSDSWLLNTPNFISKTSQGFTTEVIMADGISYAPVDRCTAEDWIYYLQSLDGLFPEEYTGWESLHEYMSLIDGKNVQNVMTHLPYANLRSMACGFGRQRVDDFQMKQICCEVIKGMEAGAVGISTGLDYIAQCFSTTEEIVEACQAMSKYDGLYVSHVRYKKTLIPAIKEAVEIGKRAGVKVHISHLKGQHPGQAEEALEYIDKIARHEVDISFDVYPYQPGSTMLHFLLPYEVWEAGPRQAVEKLKQPELQQRFRYGLDNYLLDISAIQIAWVRSENNKHHQGKSLSQYVEESGLSQEEALVNLLIEEEMAVLLVFNMGDDRLVDPVLQHDLYMMGTDGIYMEGGIIHPRQFGSAPRLLGPCVRDHHLFSLEDAVYKLSGAAAHRFGLGKRSQLKEGYFADVVVFDPLTVQDHATYQDPQQFSSGIKNVISNGTPIVQDNVPLTIETETLPGRYLKYQPK, via the coding sequence ATGAACACCAACAATTCCCTTTCTCAAGATCCAGATTTTGATGTACTCATCCAAGGTGGTACTGTAATTGACGGTACTCGAGCCCCCCGATACCGTGCAGATATCGGCATCAAAGCAGACAAAATTATAGCAATTGGAAATCTGGAACATGCTTCCGGTTCATATTCAATTGATGCCTGGAATAAGATTGTTGCCCCTGGTTTTGTGGATGTGCATAATCATTCCGATAGCTGGCTGCTCAATACCCCTAATTTTATCTCTAAAACATCACAGGGATTCACAACAGAAGTCATTATGGCTGATGGAATTTCTTATGCGCCTGTAGATCGATGTACTGCCGAAGACTGGATTTACTATTTGCAATCTCTGGATGGTCTCTTCCCCGAAGAATACACTGGGTGGGAGTCGCTACATGAATACATGAGCCTGATTGATGGCAAAAATGTTCAGAATGTGATGACACATCTACCTTATGCAAATTTGCGTTCGATGGCATGCGGCTTTGGCCGCCAAAGAGTTGATGACTTTCAGATGAAACAAATATGCTGTGAAGTCATCAAAGGGATGGAAGCAGGTGCCGTGGGGATCTCAACAGGTCTCGATTATATCGCTCAATGTTTTTCCACAACTGAAGAAATTGTAGAGGCTTGTCAGGCCATGTCGAAATATGATGGTCTCTATGTTTCTCATGTAAGATATAAAAAGACTTTAATTCCAGCGATCAAAGAAGCAGTGGAGATTGGGAAAAGAGCAGGGGTGAAAGTTCATATTTCACACTTAAAAGGACAACATCCAGGGCAAGCGGAAGAAGCATTAGAGTATATTGACAAAATAGCACGACATGAAGTTGATATTTCGTTTGATGTTTACCCTTACCAACCAGGTTCCACAATGCTGCATTTTTTACTGCCTTATGAAGTATGGGAAGCAGGACCGCGCCAGGCAGTAGAAAAACTCAAGCAGCCGGAATTGCAACAGCGTTTTCGGTACGGACTGGATAATTATTTATTAGATATCTCGGCCATACAGATTGCCTGGGTTCGCAGTGAAAACAACAAACATCATCAAGGAAAGTCACTAAGCCAATATGTGGAAGAGTCTGGACTCTCACAAGAAGAAGCTCTGGTCAACCTTCTGATTGAAGAAGAAATGGCAGTACTTTTAGTATTCAACATGGGCGATGATCGACTGGTCGACCCTGTTTTACAACACGATTTATATATGATGGGCACAGATGGGATCTATATGGAAGGGGGAATTATTCACCCTCGCCAATTTGGTTCTGCACCACGATTGCTGGGTCCCTGTGTCAGAGACCACCATCTATTCTCACTCGAAGATGCCGTTTATAAACTATCGGGAGCGGCAGCCCACAGGTTTGGTCTCGGTAAGCGAAGCCAATTAAAAGAAGGTTATTTCGCTGACGTCGTTGTCTTCGATCCACTCACAGTTCAGGATCACGCCACCTATCAGGATCCACAGCAATTTTCATCGGGAATCAAAAATGTGATATCTAATGGAACTCCCATCGTTCAGGACAATGTTCCGCTCACAATTGAGACAGAAACACTTCCCGGACGTTATTTGAAGTATCAACCTAAATAA
- a CDS encoding response regulator transcription factor, with protein sequence MAKRVLSVGQCVPDTNSLVHFLTSHFDVDIDQSDVEADTLEKLKQNPYDLVTVNRKLDADYSDGIELIRKIKSLPEIKSSHFMLVSNYPEYQEEAVDAGAEYGFGKNEYENPETVSRLKRYLG encoded by the coding sequence ATGGCGAAACGTGTGCTGAGTGTGGGCCAGTGTGTGCCAGATACCAATTCATTAGTCCATTTTTTGACAAGTCATTTTGATGTCGATATAGATCAATCCGACGTTGAAGCAGATACATTGGAAAAGTTGAAACAAAATCCCTACGACCTCGTTACGGTGAATCGAAAATTGGACGCAGATTATAGTGATGGAATCGAACTGATCCGGAAAATAAAGAGTTTACCTGAAATCAAATCAAGTCATTTTATGCTTGTCTCAAATTACCCGGAGTATCAGGAGGAAGCGGTTGATGCTGGTGCGGAGTACGGATTTGGTAAGAACGAATATGAGAACCCTGAAACGGTTTCTCGATTAAAACGTTATTTAGGTTGA
- a CDS encoding HD domain-containing protein → MNTSKLRRQIVFEAARLMYSRQETEYYRAKMKAARKVCQGWVKPADLPSNREIRDEIQRFACTFEGDTRTQNLLSMRLQALRYMRLLKAYRPKIIGSTLTGHIRQGSDIDLHVFSHSCEAVTAQLDDEGIDYRVEHKTVKKHGEERIFTHIHIQDQYAVELTLYPTERASYGFKCSITGKQIERATLPEFEQFLLKEYPGIDLDQRLAEVEQNIDRFQIYRMLLIPLAGVKQSRKHHPEGDALYHSLQVYDLAYDEQPYDEEFQLAALLHDVGKAIDAQNHVEAGLEALDGFISERTAWLIQHHMDAHAIKAGTIGARARRRLMANENYEDLLLLEECDQAGRVPGVEVPDLDDALDSIREVSRLCG, encoded by the coding sequence ATGAACACCAGCAAATTGCGCCGCCAGATTGTATTCGAAGCGGCACGACTGATGTATTCCCGCCAGGAGACAGAGTATTATCGGGCCAAAATGAAAGCCGCCAGGAAAGTGTGCCAAGGCTGGGTTAAGCCTGCCGACCTCCCAAGCAATCGCGAAATACGGGATGAAATTCAGCGGTTCGCCTGCACGTTTGAAGGAGACACTCGTACTCAGAATCTGCTTTCGATGCGCCTGCAAGCATTGAGATATATGCGGTTATTGAAAGCCTATCGACCCAAAATTATCGGAAGTACTTTGACGGGACATATTCGTCAGGGATCTGATATTGACCTGCATGTGTTCTCACATAGTTGCGAAGCTGTCACAGCACAACTTGATGATGAAGGTATAGACTATCGTGTGGAACATAAAACCGTTAAAAAGCATGGTGAAGAACGAATTTTTACTCATATTCACATCCAGGATCAATATGCAGTCGAACTGACGCTCTACCCGACTGAGCGGGCAAGTTACGGTTTTAAGTGCTCTATCACTGGTAAACAAATCGAACGAGCAACGTTGCCAGAGTTTGAACAGTTTCTATTGAAGGAGTATCCCGGCATCGACCTGGATCAAAGATTAGCAGAGGTAGAACAGAATATAGACCGCTTTCAAATTTATCGTATGTTGTTGATTCCGTTGGCAGGTGTGAAACAATCACGTAAACATCATCCGGAAGGAGATGCACTGTATCACAGTTTACAGGTTTATGATCTGGCCTACGACGAACAACCTTATGATGAAGAATTTCAATTAGCCGCTTTGTTACATGATGTAGGAAAAGCGATTGATGCTCAGAACCATGTTGAAGCGGGATTAGAAGCCTTGGATGGCTTTATTTCGGAGCGAACAGCCTGGCTAATACAGCACCATATGGACGCTCATGCAATAAAAGCGGGAACAATTGGTGCTCGTGCCAGAAGACGATTAATGGCGAATGAAAACTATGAAGACCTCTTATTGTTGGAAGAATGTGATCAAGCCGGGCGTGTGCCCGGTGTGGAAGTACCGGATCTTGATGATGCATTAGATTCAATTCGCGAAGTCTCTCGACTTTGCGGTTAG
- a CDS encoding prenyltransferase/squalene oxidase repeat-containing protein, with product MLRRALKNIVSLLMIVISSAVLITGVQAQTAKEVTESRLKGVEFLKSQQQDDGSWEYEGHPVGITALCTLALLENGVPVNDPLIQKGRLFVLKESEKLKSTYDLALATLLLSRIGDREDKTMIRRYAARLIAGQTTTGGWSYSCPIVASSTLNNPRARPKLGTSPGDNSCTQFAVLGLWTASRSNVDIEESMIGVARRFVETQNEDGGWSYRLPTEEKAEPSKNSMTLAGLFCLTVARASKIKSMEKEEEEEGESRAETQKEGETLISDPIFSKGLEMAGKYAAGISTSSARYFLWSTERVGVLLGLEKLGDTDWFSKGASVLIKTQKEDGSWENSRGKLADTSFAILFLRKANLGSDISRMLNGEPEKKFQIFTQDKKPEYASLSEAVKDSKSGDLIRVNGDGPFRIPHVEIDKDLTIEAGFGYDPVFVYTRGRNKLGLRARPERDPNVRHLIRVSKGTLAIEGISFQFDPPEVGKEVPWAAVVVNGGNLRMLNCSISEQNNKGMAAIQILSPTDSSFTNCFFVGGRAAFEIEGTGKQTLTVDDSILFSRKIFSVLKTSGKTVGGNINLNLSHCTIQGLEAFNFERFVNDIHIMSDHSAYKVENLGLSLLSQKSSKESRSFEGDGNVYDVDKWLGMNGKADTSITDAKSWDRFWGNKEKTSLEETISFVLRRSNNSFNHRYRPEDWELSEDSKVAARQYDLGAKPASVGAGPGFSRFRSSILYNEWKQKQVAEAK from the coding sequence ATGTTACGACGCGCTTTAAAAAACATTGTATCTCTTCTGATGATTGTCATCTCATCGGCTGTGCTGATTACTGGAGTACAGGCACAAACAGCCAAAGAAGTGACTGAGTCTCGCTTAAAAGGTGTGGAGTTCCTGAAGTCCCAGCAGCAAGATGATGGAAGCTGGGAATATGAAGGACATCCGGTCGGAATTACTGCGCTTTGTACGCTTGCTTTGCTGGAGAACGGGGTACCAGTCAATGATCCACTTATCCAAAAAGGCAGACTATTCGTTCTTAAAGAGTCAGAAAAGCTAAAATCGACATACGATCTCGCGTTGGCAACCTTATTACTCTCTCGTATTGGCGACCGGGAAGACAAGACGATGATTCGCAGGTATGCAGCACGTCTGATTGCCGGACAGACAACGACGGGAGGTTGGAGCTATTCTTGTCCGATCGTTGCTTCAAGTACACTAAATAATCCAAGAGCGCGCCCCAAACTGGGAACGTCACCGGGAGATAATAGTTGTACTCAGTTTGCTGTGTTAGGTTTATGGACTGCCTCCCGATCCAATGTCGATATTGAAGAATCAATGATCGGGGTTGCCAGGCGCTTTGTTGAAACTCAAAACGAAGATGGCGGGTGGTCCTATCGTCTTCCCACTGAAGAGAAGGCAGAACCTTCCAAGAATTCAATGACACTCGCAGGGTTATTTTGTCTGACTGTAGCCCGTGCATCAAAAATTAAGTCTATGGAAAAAGAAGAAGAGGAAGAAGGAGAGTCCAGAGCAGAAACTCAAAAAGAAGGAGAAACGTTGATCTCCGATCCGATTTTTTCCAAAGGGCTGGAAATGGCTGGTAAGTATGCCGCAGGGATCAGTACTTCCTCAGCGCGTTATTTTCTCTGGTCGACGGAACGAGTAGGCGTATTGTTAGGTTTGGAGAAGTTAGGAGATACGGATTGGTTTTCAAAAGGCGCAAGTGTACTCATCAAAACTCAGAAAGAGGATGGGAGTTGGGAAAATTCACGTGGCAAACTCGCTGATACTTCTTTTGCCATTCTTTTCTTGCGGAAAGCGAACCTGGGAAGTGATATTTCTCGTATGTTGAATGGGGAGCCTGAAAAGAAATTTCAAATCTTCACTCAGGATAAGAAGCCTGAATATGCTTCACTTTCAGAAGCCGTTAAAGATTCAAAATCAGGAGATCTTATCCGCGTTAACGGCGATGGTCCCTTCCGCATCCCTCATGTTGAAATTGATAAGGATTTGACAATCGAAGCTGGTTTTGGTTATGACCCTGTTTTTGTCTATACCAGAGGACGCAATAAGTTAGGATTGCGAGCCCGTCCCGAACGTGATCCAAATGTAAGGCACCTGATTCGCGTTTCAAAGGGAACGCTTGCAATAGAAGGTATCTCATTTCAGTTTGATCCACCGGAAGTTGGGAAAGAAGTTCCCTGGGCTGCCGTCGTCGTGAATGGTGGAAATCTGAGAATGTTGAATTGTTCCATCTCCGAACAGAATAATAAAGGAATGGCGGCAATTCAGATCTTATCCCCCACCGATTCCTCGTTTACGAATTGTTTTTTTGTGGGGGGGCGTGCTGCGTTTGAAATCGAAGGTACCGGCAAACAAACATTAACGGTTGATGATTCGATCCTTTTTTCAAGGAAAATATTCTCCGTGCTTAAAACCTCTGGAAAGACTGTCGGAGGCAATATTAATCTTAACCTTTCGCATTGTACGATTCAGGGATTAGAAGCTTTCAATTTTGAGCGGTTTGTCAATGATATTCATATCATGAGTGACCATTCTGCATATAAGGTTGAAAACCTGGGGCTCTCGCTCTTATCACAGAAATCATCGAAAGAGAGTCGTTCATTTGAAGGTGACGGAAATGTTTATGATGTCGATAAATGGCTCGGAATGAATGGTAAGGCGGACACAAGTATTACTGATGCGAAAAGTTGGGATCGTTTTTGGGGAAATAAAGAAAAAACTTCGTTGGAAGAGACGATTTCGTTTGTATTACGTCGCTCCAATAATTCTTTCAACCATCGGTATCGACCGGAAGACTGGGAACTTTCCGAAGATTCGAAAGTCGCTGCACGACAATATGATCTGGGGGCGAAACCAGCGAGTGTAGGAGCTGGCCCTGGTTTTAGCCGTTTTCGCAGTAGTATTCTGTATAACGAATGGAAACAGAAACAAGTTGCTGAAGCAAAGTAA
- a CDS encoding neutral/alkaline non-lysosomal ceramidase N-terminal domain-containing protein → MKRIWRRFTIVVLITGCLFGTQGLLQSAESVQKTEWRAAATSVVITPEKSMWMSGYAARNKPSEGKVHDLFAKVLIIEDMNGQKVVIVTTDLIGITPALRDPIAARLESELKIPAAALLMNASHTHCGPELREGKATRRGLGGDRGAEAREYTQSLVKKIIATIGKTLPNLEPVTLKYSYGRAGFAMNRRLPTSKGVRNSPHPQGPVDQRVPVLSARRNDGSIMAALFGYACHNTTLSFYQFCGDYAGFAQEYLEADHPGMVALFMMGCGGDQNPYPRRTLDLAKQHGRALANAVEVALSVSQPRMIHGPLGVAMDDVVLEFATPPTREELLKQKERGNKYEKSHADRLLAQLEERGGIQIRYAFPLQVIQFGSDLTLVAICGETVVDYSLRLQKDLKTDLVAVENVEPIIWVAGYSNNVFGYLPSLRVLKEGGYEGVGAMTYTSYPGPFTDSVEKRVVSKIVELTKQARKAAK, encoded by the coding sequence ATGAAAAGAATTTGGAGACGATTTACTATTGTTGTCCTGATCACAGGTTGTTTATTTGGTACTCAGGGCCTGTTACAGTCTGCCGAGTCAGTACAGAAAACAGAGTGGCGGGCAGCCGCTACATCTGTTGTGATTACACCCGAAAAATCGATGTGGATGTCAGGGTATGCCGCCCGTAATAAACCCTCTGAAGGCAAAGTTCATGACCTTTTTGCTAAAGTCCTGATTATTGAAGATATGAACGGGCAAAAAGTAGTGATCGTTACTACGGATCTGATTGGAATTACACCCGCGTTAAGGGATCCTATCGCAGCTCGGTTAGAGTCCGAATTAAAAATCCCTGCGGCAGCTTTATTGATGAATGCTTCTCATACGCACTGCGGTCCCGAATTGCGTGAAGGAAAAGCAACACGTCGAGGTTTGGGAGGGGATCGTGGGGCTGAAGCACGAGAATATACTCAATCTTTAGTCAAGAAAATCATCGCAACCATAGGTAAAACGTTACCAAATCTCGAACCAGTCACTTTGAAATATTCGTATGGTCGAGCAGGATTCGCAATGAATCGACGTTTGCCAACTTCTAAAGGAGTAAGAAATAGCCCCCATCCTCAAGGGCCCGTCGATCAACGAGTACCAGTATTAAGTGCCAGACGGAATGATGGTTCTATTATGGCAGCGCTTTTTGGATATGCATGTCACAATACGACTCTCAGTTTTTATCAGTTTTGTGGCGATTATGCGGGCTTCGCTCAGGAGTATCTCGAAGCTGATCATCCGGGGATGGTGGCTTTATTTATGATGGGTTGTGGTGGCGACCAAAATCCCTACCCGCGTCGAACTTTAGATTTGGCCAAACAACATGGACGTGCGCTTGCAAATGCAGTCGAGGTGGCTTTGTCTGTGAGTCAACCACGAATGATTCATGGGCCGCTGGGAGTGGCTATGGATGATGTGGTACTGGAATTTGCGACTCCTCCCACTCGTGAAGAACTGCTGAAACAGAAGGAACGGGGAAATAAATATGAAAAGAGTCACGCAGATCGTCTGTTAGCCCAGCTAGAAGAGCGTGGAGGGATTCAAATACGCTATGCATTTCCCTTACAGGTCATACAATTTGGATCAGATTTAACATTAGTCGCGATTTGTGGTGAAACAGTCGTAGATTACTCGCTTCGTCTGCAAAAAGATCTGAAGACAGATTTGGTGGCTGTCGAGAATGTCGAACCAATCATTTGGGTCGCCGGCTATTCCAATAATGTATTTGGGTATCTGCCAAGCCTTCGCGTTTTGAAAGAGGGAGGCTATGAAGGAGTTGGGGCAATGACTTATACCTCGTATCCAGGTCCTTTTACTGATTCCGTGGAAAAACGTGTGGTCTCCAAAATTGTTGAGTTGACAAAGCAAGCCCGCAAAGCAGCCAAATAA